A region of Ramlibacter agri DNA encodes the following proteins:
- a CDS encoding TRAP transporter small permease, which produces MAAVLSEGHAPPPVAAEEYGELESPDADQFAPREGISAVLARWAGQLMVLALIVMMGVEMLVRTVFGWSIQVSNELGGYALVAITFLTLASGQLHHAYHRVHFLEHRLSGRGKALLRLAFDLASTVVTIVLLLEMVRFEWITWQSGDVSATVLLTPLWIPRLSMPIGCAVLAWAMLRTVAGDIQRLQAAGQGGNHAR; this is translated from the coding sequence ATGGCCGCGGTTCTGAGCGAGGGCCACGCGCCCCCGCCGGTCGCGGCGGAGGAATACGGGGAGCTCGAAAGCCCCGACGCCGACCAGTTCGCGCCGCGCGAAGGCATCAGCGCCGTGCTGGCGCGCTGGGCCGGGCAGCTGATGGTGCTGGCGCTCATCGTGATGATGGGCGTCGAGATGCTGGTGCGCACCGTGTTCGGCTGGTCGATCCAGGTGAGCAACGAGCTGGGTGGCTACGCGCTCGTCGCCATCACTTTCCTGACGCTCGCTTCTGGCCAGCTTCACCACGCCTACCACCGCGTGCACTTCCTGGAGCACCGCCTCTCCGGGCGCGGCAAGGCGCTGCTGCGCCTGGCGTTCGACCTCGCGTCCACGGTGGTCACCATCGTGCTGCTGCTGGAGATGGTCCGCTTCGAGTGGATCACCTGGCAGTCCGGCGACGTGTCCGCCACGGTGCTGCTGACGCCGCTGTGGATTCCGCGCCTGTCCATGCCGATCGGCTGTGCCGTGCTCGCCTGGGCGATGCTGCGCACCGTCGCCGGCGACATCCAACGCCTGCAGGCCGCGGGCCAGGGAGGCAACCATGCCCGCTGA
- a CDS encoding NAD(P)-dependent oxidoreductase — protein sequence MSGIVGVVGLGNMGRGIASRLLETGHKLVVFDVRPQAQREFAERGATIAGSPRAVADEAAVVLVSLPTPDVVKQVALGADGLVQGRAIKTYIDFSTTGPQVAREVGEALAQAGIQAIDAPVTGAVTGAATGKLQMMLSGDRATIAAVTPVLQHLGHCEVVGDRVGMGQSLKLLNNLMVATAMAITAEATVLGVKAGLDPDVMLRVLNRGSGRNICTEERWHKHVLNRKFDNGFANGLMRKDVRLCMDMAESLQVPMWVATAVDRLWMQTVLQVGAEQNTTTIVQTLEQWAGVEVRGNAA from the coding sequence ATGAGCGGGATCGTCGGTGTGGTGGGACTGGGCAACATGGGGCGCGGCATCGCTTCGCGCCTGCTGGAAACGGGCCACAAGCTCGTCGTGTTCGACGTGCGGCCCCAGGCGCAGCGCGAGTTCGCCGAGCGCGGCGCCACCATCGCGGGCTCGCCGCGTGCCGTGGCCGACGAAGCAGCCGTGGTGCTGGTGAGCCTGCCGACGCCCGATGTCGTCAAGCAGGTGGCGTTGGGCGCGGACGGCCTGGTCCAGGGCCGCGCCATCAAGACCTACATCGACTTCTCCACCACCGGCCCGCAGGTCGCGCGCGAAGTGGGCGAAGCGCTGGCGCAGGCGGGCATCCAGGCGATCGATGCGCCCGTCACGGGTGCCGTCACCGGCGCCGCCACGGGCAAGCTGCAGATGATGCTGTCCGGCGACCGCGCGACCATAGCCGCGGTGACGCCGGTGCTGCAGCACCTGGGCCACTGCGAAGTCGTCGGCGACCGCGTCGGCATGGGCCAGAGCCTGAAGCTGCTGAACAACCTGATGGTCGCCACCGCGATGGCCATCACCGCCGAAGCCACCGTGCTGGGCGTGAAGGCGGGCCTGGACCCCGACGTGATGCTGCGCGTGCTGAACCGCGGCTCGGGCCGCAACATCTGCACCGAGGAGCGCTGGCACAAGCACGTGCTCAATCGCAAGTTCGACAACGGCTTCGCCAACGGCCTGATGCGCAAGGACGTGCGCCTGTGCATGGACATGGCCGAATCGCTGCAAGTCCCCATGTGGGTCGCCACCGCGGTCGACCGCCTGTGGATGCAGACCGTGCTGCAGGTCGGCGCGGAACAGAACACCACCACGATCGTGCAGACCCTCGAGCAGTGGGCTGGCGTCGAGGTGCGCGGCAACGCCGCCTGA
- a CDS encoding IclR family transcriptional regulator domain-containing protein, with amino-acid sequence MSRSACPAPTGPGTRSVDRTLQVLLGLSSRGEFGWRLTDLADHVGLDPGTCHRILACLVSGGFARRYPRDVKYYPGQRLFEMGVGLPQYSTFRDRVEPRLEQLALATRCICSFSLRSGHEVVCVFQKKGGVELAAMMVRVGTRRPLIGAAGGLAILKMLEQQEVRQIVEANLALEASGGPRRFKAFQQMQERSAGQPYALSAGDIAPGVHAMALGVEGVDGEAFGAITVTGSPERICAASVPALHARVAALAEEIRGYALQCFQKQHR; translated from the coding sequence GTGAGCAGATCAGCGTGCCCGGCCCCCACGGGTCCGGGCACGCGCAGCGTCGACCGAACCTTGCAGGTGCTGCTGGGCCTCAGCAGCCGGGGCGAGTTCGGCTGGCGCTTGACCGACCTGGCCGACCACGTCGGCCTGGACCCGGGCACCTGCCATCGCATCCTCGCCTGCCTGGTCAGCGGCGGCTTCGCGCGCCGCTACCCGCGCGACGTCAAGTACTACCCCGGCCAGCGCCTGTTCGAGATGGGCGTGGGCCTGCCGCAATACTCTACGTTCCGGGACCGGGTGGAGCCGCGCCTGGAGCAGCTCGCGCTGGCGACGCGCTGCATCTGCAGCTTCAGCCTGAGAAGCGGGCACGAAGTGGTCTGCGTGTTCCAGAAGAAGGGCGGGGTGGAACTGGCCGCCATGATGGTCCGGGTGGGAACGCGCCGGCCGCTGATCGGCGCGGCCGGCGGGCTGGCCATCCTCAAGATGCTGGAGCAACAGGAAGTGCGACAGATCGTCGAGGCCAATCTCGCGCTCGAAGCGAGCGGCGGGCCGCGGCGCTTCAAGGCTTTCCAGCAGATGCAGGAGCGCAGCGCCGGCCAGCCCTATGCCTTGAGTGCCGGTGACATCGCGCCCGGCGTGCACGCCATGGCGCTGGGCGTCGAAGGCGTGGACGGCGAGGCCTTCGGCGCCATCACGGTCACGGGCAGCCCCGAGCGCATTTGCGCCGCGAGCGTGCCGGCGCTGCACGCGCGGGTCGCGGCGCTCGCCGAGGAGATCCGCGGCTACGCGCTGCAGTGCTTCCAGAAACAACACAGGTAG
- a CDS encoding NAD(P)-dependent oxidoreductase has product MSPLPRIGWLGLGNMGVPMARRLLRAGFAVTAYDPAAPAQTLATLEGFRRADGAAPAVTDADVVVLMLPSSAVVDAVLWGADGIASHMKAGALLVDMGSSDPRHSQENARKLAALGISFLDAPVSGGIQRADDGGLSIMVGGSDADLATARPLLEHLGKTITLVGATGAGHAVKALNNFVSAAGLIAASEALVAAEAFGIDPARVNGVFNVSSARNTATESKVQCMLSGRYDFGFALALMRKDLATAAGLVQAMGIASGISQSVLQVASAAEAALQRGADQTAIHAYLKEGVRK; this is encoded by the coding sequence ATGAGCCCGCTGCCTCGCATCGGCTGGCTGGGCCTGGGCAACATGGGCGTGCCCATGGCCAGGCGCCTGTTGCGCGCGGGCTTCGCCGTCACCGCCTACGACCCGGCCGCACCGGCGCAGACGCTGGCCACGCTGGAAGGCTTTCGCCGCGCCGACGGCGCCGCGCCGGCGGTGACGGATGCGGACGTCGTCGTGCTCATGCTGCCAAGCAGCGCCGTGGTCGACGCCGTGCTCTGGGGCGCCGACGGGATCGCTTCGCACATGAAGGCCGGCGCGCTGCTGGTCGACATGGGTTCCTCCGACCCGCGGCATTCGCAGGAGAACGCCCGCAAGCTCGCGGCGCTGGGCATCTCCTTCCTGGACGCGCCGGTGTCCGGCGGCATCCAGCGCGCCGACGACGGCGGGCTGTCGATCATGGTGGGCGGCAGCGACGCGGACCTGGCCACCGCCCGGCCGCTGCTCGAACACCTGGGAAAGACGATCACATTGGTCGGTGCCACCGGCGCCGGCCACGCGGTGAAGGCCCTGAACAACTTCGTTTCGGCCGCCGGCCTGATCGCCGCGAGCGAAGCCCTCGTCGCCGCGGAAGCCTTCGGAATCGACCCGGCACGGGTGAACGGCGTCTTCAACGTCTCCTCGGCCCGCAACACGGCGACGGAATCCAAGGTGCAGTGCATGCTTTCCGGCCGCTATGACTTCGGCTTCGCGCTGGCCTTGATGCGCAAGGACCTGGCCACCGCCGCCGGCCTGGTGCAAGCCATGGGCATCGCAAGCGGCATTTCGCAGAGCGTGCTGCAGGTCGCATCGGCCGCCGAAGCGGCCTTGCAACGCGGCGCCGACCAGACCGCGATCCATGCGTACCTGAAAGAAGGAGTGCGGAAGTGA
- a CDS encoding carboxymuconolactone decarboxylase family protein — protein MDQEAIDAGLRTRAEVLGLAHVQQSMGAEADFSRPLEELVSAYCWNEIWNRPGLDRRTRSAINLAMLTALNRPQQLKLHIQGALNNGLGRTEVQEVLLQCAVYCGVPAGMDAFRVARETFAELEKA, from the coding sequence ATGGATCAAGAAGCAATCGATGCCGGCCTGCGCACGCGGGCCGAAGTGCTGGGCCTGGCCCACGTCCAGCAGTCCATGGGCGCGGAGGCGGACTTCTCGCGGCCGCTGGAGGAACTGGTCTCGGCCTACTGCTGGAACGAGATCTGGAACCGCCCCGGCCTGGACCGCCGCACGCGCAGCGCGATCAACCTCGCGATGCTCACCGCGCTGAACCGGCCGCAGCAGCTGAAGCTGCATATCCAGGGCGCCCTGAACAACGGCCTCGGCAGGACCGAGGTGCAGGAAGTCCTGCTGCAATGCGCCGTCTACTGCGGCGTGCCGGCCGGCATGGACGCCTTCCGCGTGGCGCGCGAAACCTTCGCCGAACTGGAGAAGGCATGA
- a CDS encoding SMP-30/gluconolactonase/LRE family protein has translation MKVLAEGLRFPEGPVALSDGSVCFVEIAAGRVSRVTKDGAVQVVAETGGGPNGLAVGPDGALYVCNNGGFIVQDVDGECHVVHGELPPDYETGSIQRIDMATGAVRTLYTHCGDVPLTAPNDLVFDAHGGFYFTDFGKIRHRQREVGSIYYALPDGSGIVEVAHPVANPNGVGLAPDQKTLYVSETETSRLWAFPIVEPGQVAKASFPSPNGGRLVCGLPGYQRFDSLAVQANGSICVATLVTGAITVISPSGQVERVVKMPEPYSTNICFGGPDRKKAYVTLSWTGRLIELDWEEAGLALNFNL, from the coding sequence ATGAAGGTTCTTGCAGAGGGTCTGCGCTTTCCCGAGGGCCCGGTGGCTCTCAGCGACGGGTCCGTGTGTTTCGTGGAGATCGCGGCCGGCCGCGTGTCCCGGGTGACGAAGGACGGCGCCGTGCAGGTGGTGGCCGAAACCGGCGGCGGCCCGAACGGGCTCGCGGTCGGCCCCGATGGCGCGCTGTACGTGTGCAACAACGGCGGCTTCATCGTGCAGGACGTCGATGGCGAGTGCCACGTGGTCCATGGCGAACTGCCTCCGGACTACGAGACCGGCTCCATCCAGCGCATCGACATGGCGACCGGCGCGGTGCGCACGCTCTACACCCATTGCGGCGACGTGCCCCTGACGGCGCCGAACGACCTGGTGTTCGACGCGCACGGCGGCTTCTACTTCACCGACTTCGGCAAGATCCGCCATCGCCAGCGCGAGGTGGGCAGCATCTACTACGCGCTGCCCGATGGCAGCGGCATCGTCGAAGTGGCGCACCCGGTCGCCAACCCCAACGGCGTTGGCCTGGCGCCGGACCAGAAGACGCTGTACGTCAGCGAAACGGAAACCTCGCGCCTGTGGGCCTTTCCCATCGTGGAGCCGGGCCAGGTGGCGAAGGCGTCCTTTCCTTCGCCCAATGGCGGGCGGCTGGTGTGTGGCTTGCCGGGTTATCAGCGTTTCGACAGCCTGGCGGTGCAGGCGAACGGCAGCATCTGCGTCGCGACCCTGGTCACGGGCGCGATCACCGTGATCTCGCCCTCGGGCCAGGTGGAGCGCGTGGTGAAGATGCCGGAGCCGTATTCGACCAACATCTGTTTCGGCGGCCCGGATCGGAAGAAGGCCTACGTCACCTTGTCGTGGACCGGGCGCCTGATCGAGCTGGATTGGGAGGAGGCCGGGTTGGCCTTGAACTTCAACCTGTAA
- a CDS encoding TRAP transporter large permease → MPAEYQIILIFVLFLALLGAGMTVPFAIMLPAMVYLYLQGGIGALHGLGLTSWGSMDAYTLTAIPLFVFMAQLLQRSGLAMRVYGGLSQLVRGVPGGLLQTNIAGCAVFAAVSGSSIATAASIGQVALPQLRARNYDPRLATGSLAAGGTLGVLVPPSIAMIVYATFTETSVVKLFMAGVVPGVILTALFMAYLAVAAISKPEIAPRERGALTLAVVLRALLEIGPFMLLIGGTMGAIYAGIATPTEAAAVGCFVAVLIAFLFGELNWKVFVDSLKTSALTVANILFITYAAFIFSYAMSVGGVGEEITQFIISLNLSKFGFFAALLVLFTALGALVESLGMIVITVPLLYPLLGKYGIDPVWFGVIVVLFIEMGQITPPIGINLFVIQSISRGKLSDVVMGTLPFHLLMFVLLLLLVIWPELALWLPGRAAGH, encoded by the coding sequence ATGCCCGCTGAGTACCAGATCATCCTGATCTTCGTCCTGTTCCTGGCGCTGCTGGGCGCCGGCATGACCGTGCCCTTCGCGATCATGCTGCCGGCGATGGTGTACCTGTACCTGCAGGGCGGCATCGGCGCGCTGCACGGGCTGGGCCTCACCAGCTGGGGCAGCATGGACGCCTATACGCTGACGGCGATCCCGCTGTTCGTGTTCATGGCGCAGCTGCTGCAACGCAGCGGCCTGGCGATGCGCGTTTACGGCGGCCTGTCGCAACTGGTGCGCGGCGTGCCGGGCGGCCTGCTGCAGACGAACATCGCGGGCTGCGCGGTGTTCGCCGCCGTCAGCGGCTCCAGCATCGCCACCGCGGCGTCCATCGGCCAGGTGGCGCTGCCGCAGCTGCGGGCGCGCAACTACGACCCGCGGCTCGCCACCGGCTCGCTGGCTGCCGGCGGAACGCTGGGCGTGCTCGTGCCGCCGTCGATCGCGATGATCGTCTATGCGACCTTCACCGAAACCTCGGTCGTCAAGCTGTTCATGGCGGGCGTCGTGCCGGGTGTCATCCTGACGGCGCTGTTCATGGCCTACCTCGCGGTGGCCGCGATCAGCAAGCCGGAGATCGCGCCGCGCGAACGCGGTGCGCTGACCCTGGCCGTCGTGCTGCGCGCGCTGCTGGAGATCGGGCCCTTCATGCTGCTGATCGGCGGCACCATGGGCGCCATCTACGCCGGCATCGCCACGCCCACCGAGGCGGCGGCGGTGGGCTGCTTCGTCGCGGTCCTCATCGCCTTCCTGTTCGGAGAATTGAACTGGAAGGTGTTCGTCGACAGCCTGAAGACCTCCGCGCTGACGGTGGCGAACATCCTGTTCATCACCTACGCCGCCTTCATCTTCTCGTACGCGATGAGCGTCGGCGGCGTCGGCGAGGAGATCACGCAGTTCATCATCTCCCTCAACCTCAGCAAGTTCGGCTTCTTCGCTGCGCTGCTGGTGCTGTTCACCGCCCTCGGTGCGCTGGTGGAAAGCCTGGGGATGATCGTCATCACCGTGCCGCTGCTCTATCCCTTGCTGGGCAAGTACGGCATCGACCCGGTGTGGTTCGGCGTGATCGTCGTCCTGTTCATCGAGATGGGCCAGATCACCCCGCCGATCGGCATCAACCTCTTCGTCATCCAGAGCATCTCGCGCGGCAAGTTGTCGGACGTGGTGATGGGCACGCTGCCCTTCCACCTGCTGATGTTCGTGCTGCTGCTGCTGCTCGTGATCTGGCCCGAACTCGCGCTGTGGCTGCCTGGCCGCGCCGCCGGCCACTGA
- a CDS encoding tripartite tricarboxylate transporter substrate-binding protein has protein sequence MFVRSIQKLCVLAVAAGLAGTAFAQQHSAAAGYPNKPVKIIVAAAAGSSPDAIGRTLATKLTFAWGQPVVIEDIAGLGGIVGTERAAKATPDGYTLVISTIGAVAVGQSMMDKMPYDPVKDLAPISLVMSMPNLLVVHPAVPANNLRELIAYAKQNPGKLRYGHPGSGTTPHLSAELLDEMAGIKMMGIPYKSSSQMMTDLLGGHYEVLFHNSSVVLPHAKAGAARILAITSAERNATLPDIPTVAEAGGLKGFAVNAWWGLYAPAGVPAELVAKISADVATALAQADVKSWVEQQGGVPGGGTPQSLRNFQAAETRKWHDLVKSANIKPD, from the coding sequence GTGTTCGTCAGATCCATCCAAAAACTGTGCGTGCTGGCCGTCGCGGCAGGCCTTGCCGGCACCGCCTTTGCGCAACAGCATTCCGCCGCCGCCGGTTATCCCAACAAGCCCGTCAAGATCATCGTTGCCGCCGCCGCCGGCAGCAGCCCGGACGCGATCGGCCGCACGCTGGCCACCAAGCTGACATTCGCCTGGGGCCAGCCGGTCGTCATCGAAGACATCGCCGGCCTCGGCGGCATCGTCGGCACCGAGCGCGCGGCCAAGGCCACGCCGGACGGCTACACGCTCGTCATCAGCACCATCGGCGCCGTGGCGGTCGGCCAGAGCATGATGGACAAGATGCCCTACGACCCGGTCAAGGACCTGGCGCCGATCTCGCTGGTCATGAGCATGCCCAACCTGCTGGTCGTGCATCCGGCCGTGCCGGCGAACAACCTGCGCGAGCTGATCGCGTATGCGAAGCAGAACCCCGGCAAGCTGCGCTACGGCCACCCCGGCTCGGGCACCACGCCGCACCTGTCGGCCGAACTGCTGGACGAAATGGCCGGCATCAAGATGATGGGCATCCCCTACAAGTCCAGCTCGCAGATGATGACCGACCTGCTGGGCGGCCATTACGAGGTGCTGTTCCACAACAGCTCCGTGGTGCTGCCGCATGCGAAGGCCGGCGCCGCGCGCATCCTGGCGATCACGAGCGCCGAGCGCAACGCCACGCTGCCCGACATCCCCACGGTCGCCGAAGCAGGCGGGTTGAAAGGCTTCGCCGTCAACGCCTGGTGGGGCCTGTATGCGCCGGCGGGCGTGCCCGCGGAACTGGTGGCGAAGATCAGCGCCGACGTCGCGACCGCGCTGGCGCAAGCGGATGTCAAGAGCTGGGTCGAGCAGCAGGGCGGCGTCCCCGGCGGCGGCACGCCCCAGTCGCTGCGCAACTTCCAGGCTGCCGAAACCCGCAAGTGGCATGACCTGGTGAAGTCGGCCAACATCAAGCCGGATTGA
- the dctP gene encoding TRAP transporter substrate-binding protein DctP, with amino-acid sequence MKIRFEQARRAGCALAAALLLPLAAHADNWRAYTYNAVATVTSVKGLNAMLDAVHKESKGQLQIRLHLGGTLPIPAVAITQAVSDNVVQMGDDASFIGNLPVGGLVRLPMFLRTRADFEKAWDIEADYLRAELAKKNIVLLGRYIFPENVFWSKKKMTSLSDIAGQKIRVISPEQAEFIKLLGGVPVTLGTSEVAAGLDRGVIDGALTASSGYGYVWRDLLKYSYRLNVSFIDSLILVNKDAWDKLSPELRTKIQAIVNEHTRKISDAMAAEDSDLTKKLAEGGMVVTEPTRADLAEAERRITPYWTEWGDKRPGVKEALQKVRTAVGR; translated from the coding sequence ATGAAGATCCGTTTCGAGCAGGCCCGCCGCGCGGGCTGCGCGCTGGCCGCCGCCCTGCTGCTGCCGCTGGCGGCGCACGCCGACAACTGGCGCGCCTACACCTACAACGCCGTGGCCACCGTCACGTCGGTCAAGGGCCTCAACGCCATGCTGGACGCCGTGCACAAGGAGTCCAAGGGCCAGCTGCAGATCCGCCTGCACCTGGGCGGCACCCTGCCGATTCCCGCGGTGGCCATCACGCAGGCCGTCAGCGACAACGTCGTCCAGATGGGCGACGACGCCTCCTTCATCGGCAACCTGCCGGTCGGCGGCCTCGTGCGCCTGCCGATGTTCCTGCGCACCCGCGCCGACTTCGAGAAGGCCTGGGACATCGAGGCCGACTACCTGCGCGCCGAACTGGCCAAGAAGAACATCGTCCTCCTGGGCCGCTACATCTTCCCGGAGAACGTGTTCTGGTCGAAGAAGAAGATGACCTCGCTCTCGGACATCGCCGGCCAGAAGATCCGCGTGATCTCGCCGGAGCAGGCGGAGTTCATCAAGCTGCTGGGCGGCGTGCCGGTCACGCTGGGCACCTCCGAAGTCGCCGCCGGCCTGGACCGCGGCGTCATCGACGGCGCACTCACCGCGAGCTCGGGCTATGGCTACGTCTGGCGCGACCTGCTGAAGTACAGCTACCGCCTCAACGTCAGCTTCATCGACTCGCTGATCCTGGTGAACAAGGATGCCTGGGACAAGCTGTCGCCGGAGCTGCGCACCAAGATCCAGGCCATCGTCAACGAGCACACGCGCAAGATCTCCGACGCCATGGCGGCGGAGGACAGCGACCTGACGAAGAAGCTGGCCGAGGGCGGCATGGTCGTCACCGAGCCGACCCGCGCCGACCTGGCCGAAGCCGAGCGCCGCATCACGCCTTACTGGACCGAGTGGGGCGACAAGCGCCCGGGCGTGAAGGAAGCGCTGCAGAAGGTCCGCACGGCGGTGGGGCGCTGA
- a CDS encoding class II aldolase/adducin family protein, translated as MNVKEQVSAAEWEARVDLAAAYRLMPLFGMSDLIYNHITCSIPGEQGKLLINPYGFMYEEITASSLVTIDLAGNILFNPNAGYGVNQAGYVIHGAVHAAREDVHCVIHTHSRAGMAVAALKCGLLPLTQTAMRFASIPYHDFEGPAIDLAERERLVQDLGRADAMVLRNHGLLVASADIPQAFNTIYWLEMACRAQVDAMACNTELNFARDEVVKKTEHLYRPEVRRPHGILEWPAMRRYLDRRDPSYKT; from the coding sequence GTGAACGTGAAGGAACAAGTGTCCGCTGCCGAATGGGAAGCGCGCGTGGACCTGGCGGCGGCCTACCGCCTGATGCCCCTCTTCGGCATGAGCGACCTGATCTACAACCACATCACCTGCAGCATCCCGGGCGAGCAGGGCAAGCTCCTCATCAACCCCTACGGCTTCATGTACGAGGAGATCACCGCCTCGTCGCTGGTCACCATCGACCTCGCGGGCAACATCCTCTTCAACCCGAACGCCGGCTACGGGGTGAACCAGGCCGGCTACGTGATCCACGGCGCGGTGCACGCGGCGCGGGAGGACGTGCACTGCGTGATCCACACGCACTCGCGCGCGGGCATGGCGGTGGCGGCGCTGAAGTGCGGCCTGCTGCCCTTGACGCAGACCGCGATGCGCTTCGCCAGCATCCCGTACCACGACTTCGAAGGGCCGGCGATCGACCTCGCCGAGCGCGAGCGGCTGGTGCAGGACCTGGGCCGTGCCGACGCGATGGTGCTGCGCAACCACGGCCTGCTGGTCGCCAGCGCCGACATTCCGCAGGCCTTCAATACGATCTACTGGCTGGAGATGGCGTGCCGGGCGCAGGTCGACGCCATGGCCTGCAACACCGAGCTCAACTTCGCCCGCGACGAAGTCGTGAAGAAGACCGAGCACCTGTACCGGCCGGAAGTGCGGCGCCCGCACGGCATCCTCGAGTGGCCGGCGATGCGCCGATATCTCGACCGGCGCGATCCCTCCTACAAGACCTAG
- a CDS encoding MFS transporter — protein sequence MAQGMEARARPDLWRVCVAAVVGSAIEGFDFLAYGTASALVFGKVFFSNLDATTASIASFATFATGLLARPLGGLVFGHYGDRVGRKTMLSLSLVMMGVATVGLGLVPSYAAIGFWAPLLLVLLRMVQGIAFGGEFGGAILMAVEHAPPKWKGVLGALPLAGVPMGLVMSAGSFALVTQLPESSFLEWGWRLPFLASVLLVIGGYYIRSSIPETPEFLEVQQRHRTSRMPSLELLREHWKITALTIGNKLGEVTLYYTATVFLIAYAIKIGFSRADTIHALLVGAVAQVIGMVITGWLCSKVDGRNVARVGGIVLAVSIAGLITLIESRDSFRLDLAMIFALGVVHPLVYAPQAAFYSAQFPAHLRYSGLSIGIQFGAAIGGGIAPIMATALVARYGDLTPVAYYVGAIGVLAAICAHFMRPSEGHEASSRAPVGVAHAKT from the coding sequence GTGGCACAAGGAATGGAAGCGCGCGCCCGGCCCGACCTCTGGCGGGTGTGCGTCGCGGCAGTGGTCGGCTCGGCCATCGAGGGATTCGACTTCCTCGCTTACGGCACGGCATCGGCCCTGGTATTCGGCAAGGTGTTTTTCTCGAACCTCGACGCGACCACGGCGAGCATCGCCTCGTTCGCCACCTTCGCGACCGGCCTGCTGGCCCGCCCGCTGGGCGGCCTGGTCTTCGGCCACTACGGCGACCGCGTGGGACGCAAGACCATGCTGTCGCTGAGCCTCGTCATGATGGGTGTCGCGACCGTGGGCCTGGGGCTCGTTCCCAGCTATGCCGCCATCGGCTTCTGGGCGCCGCTGCTGCTCGTGCTGCTGCGCATGGTGCAGGGCATCGCCTTCGGCGGCGAGTTCGGCGGCGCGATCCTGATGGCTGTGGAACATGCGCCGCCCAAGTGGAAGGGCGTGCTGGGCGCGCTGCCGCTGGCCGGGGTGCCGATGGGACTGGTGATGTCGGCGGGATCTTTCGCGCTGGTGACGCAATTGCCCGAAAGCAGCTTCCTGGAATGGGGCTGGCGCCTGCCCTTCCTGGCGAGCGTGCTGCTGGTCATCGGCGGCTACTACATCCGCTCCTCGATTCCCGAGACGCCGGAATTCCTGGAGGTGCAGCAGCGCCACCGCACCAGCCGCATGCCCTCGCTGGAGCTGCTGCGGGAGCACTGGAAGATCACCGCCCTCACCATCGGCAACAAGCTGGGCGAGGTGACGCTGTACTACACGGCCACGGTCTTCCTGATCGCCTACGCGATCAAGATCGGCTTTTCGCGCGCCGACACCATCCACGCCCTGCTGGTGGGCGCGGTGGCGCAGGTGATCGGCATGGTCATCACCGGATGGCTCTGCTCCAAGGTCGACGGCCGCAACGTCGCCCGCGTCGGTGGCATCGTGCTGGCGGTGTCCATTGCCGGACTCATCACGCTGATCGAAAGCCGCGACAGCTTCCGCCTGGACCTGGCGATGATCTTCGCGCTGGGCGTCGTGCATCCGCTGGTCTACGCGCCGCAGGCGGCCTTCTACAGCGCCCAGTTCCCCGCGCACCTGCGCTACTCGGGGCTGTCGATCGGCATCCAGTTCGGGGCTGCCATCGGCGGCGGCATCGCGCCGATCATGGCGACGGCGCTGGTGGCACGCTACGGGGACCTGACTCCGGTTGCGTACTACGTGGGAGCGATCGGCGTGCTGGCCGCGATCTGCGCGCACTTCATGCGGCCTTCGGAAGGGCATGAGGCGAGTTCACGGGCGCCGGTGGGCGTCGCCCACGCGAAGACCTGA